tcttttataaaaaagTTAATTCAAAAAGCTCTTCAGAATTTTAGCGCTTTAGAGTTATAAAATGTTAGGTATTTCTTAAAACTTAACTCCTTTCGTGTATGTCTCAGCACTTCTGCACTTGTCCCCAAACTCGTCAGATGCTAAGATTTTTGAAGAATTCTCCAGCACCTCAGTAAGTGGCAATAACACAAGCATAGGAGGTAACTTATTGCCTTTCTTATTTATCCATTTTTAGTAACAAATTATACTATAACCTCTAAATCTCAACCATTGTGTTTTGAATTTATTGGTGCCTATAGATCTCAATGCAAGTTCAAGCACATCATTGTTCAGAAAGAGATGGATTGATCTGTTGCAGGCGCGTGTCGGGTTTTCGCTTTTGCTTCTGATAATCGCCTTGATCAGCATtctataagaaaaaaaaaaaggcttgtACGACTTGAATAATAAGTTACGGGAATGTTTATGTTTACTTGAATTctccagtttttcatttctcggattatctatatataaatgcataaaTACTTTCTTGTTCAAAAAAGTATGATTACATCCAAGACTCCTCTAAACAAATGATTTCTAATGGCATGTAAAAGATAGAGAAGACAATAAAGCTAATATAAGCTGGTgattaaacatttaaataagGTATAACAATGtccaaaattaccaaaaaataaaaaggcatTCATGTTCAGCAGATTCCCACAGGAACAAAACCTTAGGCCTGATGAATTTGCTTACAACCAAAATGCAAAATTCATCTTCCAAGTTTATAGAGCATGATGCAGCAGTGATGCCTGTTTTCTGAAACCCGAACAGCTGATTCAAACCGTTGTTCTGTTCAGATGTTCACACAGTTCAGACAGGTCTCGCGGACTCGGGGGCCGGCTTTGAGTTCAGAAGTGGTTGTAATGCCTTGACAACAATTGTCATGTTTGGCCGAAAATCTGCCTCGTATTGAACACAGAGTGCTGCCACAGCCGCCAACTGAGAGGCGGGGAGACAAAACCGACGAAAAGTAGAGAAAAACATCAGGCAGATCTTTGGAAAACAATTGTTTTTATACAGGAATGTAGTATGGTCTTACTCTACGATAGAGATTACCTTAGCCACTGCCTTTGGGGGATATTCATTATTTAGTTTGGGATCCACACATTGTTTCACTTTATCTTCACTCAATCTCGGAGTGGCCTGCAGAAAATTGAACAGAAATTAGACTCGTTTGAAATAGGTAGTTTTGGACAATTGAATGATGCATTCTGTCTCAACACGGACATACCCATGTAACCAGACTTTGTTGACCCTTAGGCATTGTATGATCTACTGGCTTCCTCCCTGTCAAAAGTTCTAAAAGAACGACTCCAAAACTGTAAACATCACTTTTTTGAGTAATCTGCCCCGTCATTGCATACCTGAAAAAAGAACACAAATTCCTTGACTGCAAGCTTAGGTTTGTTTAGGGCTTTAGGCTCCTACTGTAATGCTCTTTCTATGATACTGGAGAAGAGAGGGAAACGAGGATTACTCAGGTGCATGATAACCGAATGTTCCCAAGACTCGGGTTGAATGCAACCGAGCCGCTGTGTCAGATGACTGGTTTGTCAAGTTAAAATCTGCAATCTTAGCAGAAAAATCATCAAAGAGTAACACATTGCTGGACCTAACATCGCGATGAACAATAGCTGGCTGAACTTTTTCGTGTAGATATTCGAGCCCTTTCGCTGCTCCAAATGCTATCTTCACTCTCTGACCCCAGGTAAGAGCTGGACCTGGCTCTGCACCTTGTACACCTTTCCTGCCTGCAATCAGACATCCCAAGAACCAGCAATAATGTCACAAGACAACAAATTTGTGCTTTTGCAACTATCTAGAGCTAATAAAAACAAGGATTTATAGAATAATCATTAGCACACCGTGTAACACATCGTGCAAAGAGCCCAATGTTGCAAACTCATAGACAAGAATACGATTGTTCGCCTCCAGGCAATAACCGAGAAGCGTTGCAAAATGATCGCTCTTAAGTCTTGAAACCACTGATAACTgcataataagaaaaaaggagcAATGTATAAGGATTTGGCATTGatcaaacaacaaattaaaaatgggCATATTTCATTTACCTGTGCTGCAAAGTCAGAATCTGGCTCGGATGTAGTACTTGTATCCAACTTCTTAATGGCCACTTGCTCCCCAGTGCTCAAAGTCGCAGAAAAAACACGGCCATATGATCCTTCTCCTACCAAAGCTTCCTGCCCAAAGTTATCTGTCAATCTATTCAGCTCATCCAATTGCATAGCAGGTATCTCTATTGGTAGAACTTTCTGGGGAGCTCCACCTCTCCCACCCCCAGATCCCTTTGGCTCTCCTCCCCTATCACCTGCAACAATATCCCAAGAAACACAACATCTCAACcaacaacaaaaatgaagaaCTTTTTGCATGCTGCATCtcaatccctttttttttttttgaaagtcaaggaaaACCTGCAACTATTACCCTAGGTAAGCCTGACCCTATCGGACAAAGGACTACAAATAgttaaaccagcctaggttgcctaTTCGTGaaaaggaccacaaagaggtaaaccagcttaggttgtGACCTGCTCAAACCATGAAGGCCAATATGCTGCTCTGATGGGGAGTCAaatttgtaaccttgtggttacctaATGACTAACTTAATTGAGGTTGTCCCATTCCAATCTACAAGGAGGTAGGTTGACCATAAGTGACCGCTCAAATCAATAAGGTTAATAGACCGCTTTTACTATaagtcgaacttgtaatctCGTGATTACCTAATCAACAGCCTGACCAACTTGATTAAATTGCCACATTTCAATCCCTTTCCACTTTAGCCAACAACTTTTGATTATATTATCCTATTTCATTTCCcaagcaaattaaaattttaaaaagaaaaatgtgttGGTAGGCGGATACATACCACCGCCAGCGCCACCGTAGGGGTTGCCGCCTCTAGGAGGGGCAGTGCTTTGGTTAGCCGGTGGACCGCTAAGGTTATCCTCCTCAGAACCCCCACAGCAGAACATCGTTCAGACCGCAAACCTTAGGATAGAGTATCGCAATCTTAATTAAACGATCCACATGAAATTCAGAATTTAGCACACGGCCAAATCCAAACCCTACAACGCCAAATTTCCAGAAAAATCAACAAGCCAAACAAAATCAACGAATCCAATGGAATCAAATCAAATCCTTACCCGAAAACTGGAAAACGAGCCGCAGAAACGGAGTTGTTTggggagagagagaagaaagagaagaagaaagaggacGATATTTTCCTGTTTTCTTCTCCCCTTCTCTCTCTgtcgtctctctctctctttctctctttctccctCTGTGCGTTTCAACGAAGGGAAGAGGCAGAAATGTTTTTTAGCTTATGGCGGGAAACTCGCTTCCCACCCCTTTTAACCAATATAACTAACTCTCTCGCACGTCTCTCTTCAATTCTACGTGCCTCCCTTCACTTCAATTATAATCATGCAAATTGCTTTTGATATTGTTTGAGGTTGTAACTTGTAACCTCAAGTTTACATTGCcaatttttttaagtaaagcATGATTTATAAATGTGGATGATAAAACACAAGTAATTGATATTTGACATgattttaatgagttatttttataattaaatcattaattaattaaaatatgtcaCGTCAAgctaattccattttttgttttaaatttataagtgtCATTGAGAATATCTCCCGACCTCGATACACATGCACCGTAGTTGCTCGGCACAAGGGCAGGATCCTCGTTGGGAGTTTCTCCAAGCTCAGTCCAATCTAAGGGCTACCTACTCAACCTTGTAAAAAAACCGACCACGCATCCTGTATCAGTGCTTGCTCCCCTTTCGCCCGACCCGACCATCACAGGTCGAAATTCATTATTCGACTTCACTTACTTGGAAAATTAAACTTGTAGTTAGATCCGAACTGCACTATAAACGAAGAGGATCAGGAATCTTGATTCACGTGGAGGAATCACTAGTGCCACCCGCTTGGCCGTATGCGATATGCATGAGCCCGTGTCCCACGTGCTAAGCAACCAGTAGGTGTCTCATTCTCTCCCCTATAAATACTGCATTAAGGAAGGGACTTTTGTGCCTTTGACCTAATACTAGATTACGCTCAGGACCTTCTAACTTATTGTCATCTTATTTCTAGCACAATGACTTAAACAGACAAGTATACCATATCAAGATCAGTTTGCGGCctgccttatatatatatatatatatataatcgaatgcgaattaaattttttcataagaaatattaattaattagattcgTCTATCTAAAATAATCAAtgacttaaaaataaaaaaataaaaaagagaaaaaaaaaggggcaatttcataaatattatatacttaattttAATAGTTTACCCTAAAATTTACGAGTTGGGCTGTGCAAGCAATAAACAAACAATTTGGGTCTCTCTTCAGTCTTCAACAAGCTTTTAAGTAATCAAACCATATTCGACGGCGAGGGAAATCTCTACATCCGCACCAAAAAGCTCATAAGCTCTACGGCGAGGCCTTCGTTAATGTCCGCAAGAGGATAATCATCTCCATCTACGAGCTAAGTGTTGTTCTGTCTTGGGAGGGCGAAGCCAAGGATTCTGAAAGGAAATCGTACTGTCGAAATTCCCTATATTTCAGACGAGAATTCTTACACGGTATAAATTCATATGCTTTAGGCTTATATACTTACATGAATTCTTACATTCTACGTTTTGATTTGGTTTATATGCATATTTTATTAGGttgaggtaaaaaaaaaaaaggttaatctGTACACATTCTAAAGGGAAATTTCAAAAGAACAGAAAGCTAGAACACGGCACTGCTGTGAGTAAAGGAATACAAATTCATCCAGATGCCATTATTCATAATATGGTGCAATGTGGGGAAATAATCATATTTGCATGTGGAGTACTATTTAACAGGAACACAAATTTGGTTACTATGCACTTAGAACTGAGGATTAACTGATTAAGAGCACTTGATTTGAGAATTGAGGATGTATAGGAGTTTGGAATGGATTGGGGAAAGAGATTTTAGATTTGTAGAGTGACAAAGAGGATGGCCTGACAAGTGCATTATATGGACAATTTTAGGATAATAGAGGTTTCAGAgtgtcaaattgattaattgatGCAATCCAGTTGGTGTTTGTTGCAGGTCTGACTCACTTTTGATGAGCCCAAACCTGGAGTTATATTGGTTAAGCTGAGCCACAGTGACGTACCACAGGTGAATGATTCTATTGCTTAAGCTATTTGCTCTTTAACTTTAACAACATGATCATTTATCATTGTGTGATATGATGATAATGCAGATATGGGAATGAAAATTTAATGGAGAACACCGAGAGAGGTTGGCGAGATCTCATTTTTCGCAAGATTTGAGCTGTATTAGGGTTTGGTCTCTTTGACGTGATCTGAGTATCATTGTAAACCTGAGTGGAACCAACCCAAAAACATTAGCTCTGTACTCCCACCTCCACTTGATGGCTGAAGTTATGGGTTCGGAGATTGAAACAGTTGAGCAAAGGTTGAAATCATTTCTCAGTCAGCTTCAATCGGAGTTTGGCATTCTCGATCGAATTGTGTACAAAAACAAGAATCAACACAGAAGATGCTCTTACTTTCAGTACCTGATGAAGGTGAGAAGAGACTTAAGACTTCTCAAATCAGCAAATCCAGAGGAGATTTTCAGTGCCTCATTTGATGTCATCCATGGAAAGAGGCCTAAGCAAAAGGTGCAGCTTCTAGAAAGCCTGAAGAGGAGAAGAACAAACAGTAACAAGCACAACTTTTTGGATCGGCTCCTGGGAGTTGCTCACCTGTTGTCACAGATGACTGAGCCAATGTTGAAGGCAGCAACGCAGGTATCAACTCTTCTTGCTCGATCATTTTTCATGGGGTTCTCGTTGACAGTGTTGGCTTTGTTGGCGCGAATCAGAGTTTTGGTTCAGCAAATGCTTCTAGATGTTGTTTTTGTATTCAACCGTGTATCCTCTCTTTCTCAAAAGGAACAAGCAGTTAGGTTAACTCAAGAACGATTTGAGGTTTTTAGGGAATATTATCCCGCAAAGCAACAGCCTACTTTCCTAGAATGCATTTGGGAGACTGATAAGTATAGATTAATTGAGAAGAAAGGTGCAAGTGAGGTCGAAAACCaggaaaagaaaatcaaagaagATGCTTGTATTGAAACATCAAAGATTAAGTACCAAAGTGTAGAGATTTTCCTAGGAGAAGACGAATGTGATAAGACTGTCCCCGGTGAAGTTAATGTAGAAAGATCATCTTCCTTGAATAAAAAGACTGTCCCCGGTGATGTAGAAAGATCATCTTCCTTGAATAAAAAGGATAAGAGTTCCCTGTCGAGTCCTATCCCTGAGATTAATGATGATGAGGCTCAAGTTCCACCAGGTTCTGATATTGCGGTTTCTCCTGACAAGAGTATTGTTTCTACTGGAATGCTTAAGAGTGATGCTGAAGTGAAAATCAAGCCTAAAGCAAAGCGTAATGTTGCATTTGTCTCGATAAAAAGACCTGCTCCTTCATTGTCATCTGTGAATGAACCAGGACATTGCCTTCAAGGAAATGAAAAGGGTGGTTCTTCAACTACAGAAGAAGACCCATTTTTCAGTTTACTTACCGGAGGAAACAAGAATAGtactttgttttaattatttttcactgGGAAtcaatcctaaaccctaaactgtTAAAACCTTGTCTTAGGAAGTTTTCTGAGCTTGAAACTTGATATGAGCACTAATGGCTACATGGTTCCAGATTGTGTGCTACTTCCTAGGGCTACAACATTTGCAGTTGTAAAGTTTTCTGAGATGGGATGGCTGTTTAGGGAAGTTTTGTGGTAGATTCTGGGGAGTGTTGCTTTGTTCCCAGTTGAGGATTTAGACACTAGTGGACTAacattttgtcatttttgtgtTGTTTTGCTTGTTGAGCTTCCAGAGTAATTATAAATAGCTGGTACTTCTTGAAGCAATGCAATGAATCTCACATTGTTGATTTCTGCTACAGCAAATCTTTGAGTTCTGCAACTTAATTCTTTTTCTTATCCTGCTCAGGAATGACCAAAGTATAGTGTTTGCTCTTTTAGAGGTACCTAATTTTGGTAAGTATTGgaatgtagttttttttttgttttgagaaAAGTATTGGAATGTAGTTTAGAAATTAGATATTCaacatcaatttaatttaaaataagactaaattaacaattaaagactaataaaatttgaattactcgtatttttttaaatacaaaagacaCTAAAAAATTAATCTTTTCACAAATTATCTAACTTAGCTAGAAGTTTCACTATGagataatgttattattattgcaatTCCTTCTCGTGTAATAACACAAAGACCACAAAAAAGAGCAATATACTTGACTATAAATTTGTGACCTTCAAGTGTGCAGTTAAGACAGTTTTCACAAATTATAATGTAGGCTCTGTAAGTTTCATTATGAGATGGCGTTATCATTCTCACCTATGAAGGAAAGCTTTGCAACTTTTGAGATCTTATTCGACTAGAAGCATGATTGATTTCggcataaaaaaataaaattttcataattctttaaaaaaacaaaaagaaaaagaaaaaaaaaaacactcattAGTCACTAGTCTCTAGTTTAGGCCTTCTAGATCATTCTTACCCATTCTGAACTTTCCGAGTTTGTTGGGCCTATCCGACTTGAAAATTCTGGACACTTCTTTCAGAACCCTCCAGACTCGAAAACCCTTCAATTTTATCTCTACATCTCAGCTACTCTTTCTAACTCTAATCGCCAAATCTAAGCTCTTTGGGACTCTAATTTTCGCAACCGACCGTCGCCGCCGTCGCCGGAGTATTGTATGGCTAAGATCGGAGAAGGAGACAAGCGGTGGATCGTTGAGGACCGCCCGGACGGCACCAACGTCCACAACTGGCACTGGGCCGAGACCAACTGCCTTGAATGGTCCCGCAGCTTCTTCAACAAGCTTTTAGCCGATCAAACCATCCTCGACGGCGAGGGAAATCTCTTCATCCGCACCAAAAAGCTCGATAAGTTCGACGGCGAGGCGTACGTTAATGTTCGCAAGGGGAAAATCATCCCAGGGTACGAGCTAAGCGTTGTTCTGTCCTGGGAGGGTGAAGCGAAGGATTCGGACGGGAAATCGTTGGCTAAGACGGAAGGAACTGTCGAAATCCCGTATATTTCGGACGAGAACGCCGATGAAGACCCCGAAATTAGGGTTACAGTTCGCGAAGATGGCCCGATCGAGAAGAGATTGAAGGACGCGTTTATTGCTAAAGGAAAACCCTTCGTTTTGGAGCAAGTAAGAAGCTGGGTAACCGCAATGGCCAGGGGAGGCCCCGCCAAGGACGAGCTCGAGTCGAAAACGCCAGTTAAGAAGACCACCGTCGGCGGCGCGGCGGCGGCTCCGGCAGCCGCTGAGACGGCGAAAGCGAAGGAGGCGgtgaaagagaagaagaagccaAAGCCGAAGGAAGGCTTTAAGACGATCACAATGTCGGAGAAGTTCCATTGTAGGTCAAGGGATTTGTACGAGATTCTGATGGATGAGAATAGGTGGAAGGGATTCACGCAGAGCAATGCCAGGATCAGTAAGGAGGTTGGAGGAGAGTTTAGCATATTCGATGGATCGGTGACTGGGACGAACTTAGAGCTGCAGGAAGGCAAATTGATTGTGCAGAAATGGCGATTTGGAAGCTGGCCGGATGGTATCCTCTCCACGGTATATGATTACTTGAATTCTTGCATTCTACATTTTGATTTGGTTTTTATGCACATTTTATTTGGTTGGGGTAAACAAAAAGTTAATCTTTACACATTATAAAGGGAAAGTTTCTAATCCGTGTGATGAATTTGGATGGTAAGAATATTGATTAAAGAAAGTCGGATTGAATTCTTAAATATGAATGGTTAGAAAATATCTGAAAATGTTAAATGTTTTTAAGTTATAGCTATTTACTGATAGGAAAACTATGTATGATAGAGAATAGGAACAATGAGGTATGGAAGTTGCTTTGTTAGTGAAATCGACAATAGTGGTAGTTTATTGGAGACATCTGCTATTTTGCTCACTTTtagttaaacattttaattacacaCACAACACAAATTTATCTTGACCCAATTGTATTCATAATACAGTGCAATGTGGATAGTTTTGCcttgtacaaatatatgtatcTGCTTGTTGCTATTTAATAGCAACACATATTTGGCTACTGCACCTAGAACTGAGGATTAAGAGCACTTGATTCGAGAATTGAGGATGTATAGGAGTTTGGAATTGATTGGGGGGAAGAgattttagattttatatagAGTGGCAAAGAGGATGGCCCGAGGAGATAAGCTGCTCTTCAAGAGTCGGGCCTGAGTTTGGGTTAAAAACCTGAAATCACCTTATCCACGCATATGCTGGAAAGGTGCGGTTGTAATCCCAATCTCTCACAAGTTGAAGCTATAGTtggaattaattctttatttaagaaaaaaaagtaatgtTTTTCACATCACTAACCTGTGAATATGTAATTATCTGAACTCAAGTAGATGAGACTGCATGCTGTATGCTTAATGGATAGTTTTAGGATAAGAGTGGTTTCAGTCTTTCAGAGCATCAAATTGATTAACTGATGCAATCCAATTGGTGATTGTTGCAGGTC
This region of Ipomoea triloba cultivar NCNSP0323 chromosome 15, ASM357664v1 genomic DNA includes:
- the LOC116007074 gene encoding probable protein kinase At2g41970; protein product: MFCCGGSEEDNLSGPPANQSTAPPRGGNPYGGAGGGDRGGEPKGSGGGRGGAPQKVLPIEIPAMQLDELNRLTDNFGQEALVGEGSYGRVFSATLSTGEQVAIKKLDTSTTSEPDSDFAAQLSVVSRLKSDHFATLLGYCLEANNRILVYEFATLGSLHDVLHGRKGVQGAEPGPALTWGQRVKIAFGAAKGLEYLHEKVQPAIVHRDVRSSNVLLFDDFSAKIADFNLTNQSSDTAARLHSTRVLGTFGYHAPEYAMTGQITQKSDVYSFGVVLLELLTGRKPVDHTMPKGQQSLVTWATPRLSEDKVKQCVDPKLNNEYPPKAVAKLAAVAALCVQYEADFRPNMTIVVKALQPLLNSKPAPESARPV
- the LOC116006375 gene encoding uncharacterized protein LOC116006375, with protein sequence MAEVMGSEIETVEQRLKSFLSQLQSEFGILDRIVYKNKNQHRRCSYFQYLMKVRRDLRLLKSANPEEIFSASFDVIHGKRPKQKVQLLESLKRRRTNSNKHNFLDRLLGVAHLLSQMTEPMLKAATQVSTLLARSFFMGFSLTVLALLARIRVLVQQMLLDVVFVFNRVSSLSQKEQAVRLTQERFEVFREYYPAKQQPTFLECIWETDKYRLIEKKGASEVENQEKKIKEDACIETSKIKYQSVEIFLGEDECDKTVPGEVNVERSSSLNKKTVPGDVERSSSLNKKDKSSLSSPIPEINDDEAQVPPGSDIAVSPDKSIVSTGMLKSDAEVKIKPKAKRNVAFVSIKRPAPSLSSVNEPGHCLQGNEKGGSSTTEEDPFFSLLTGGNKNSTLF
- the LOC116007170 gene encoding activator of 90 kDa heat shock protein ATPase homolog, encoding MAKIGEGDKRWIVEDRPDGTNVHNWHWAETNCLEWSRSFFNKLLADQTILDGEGNLFIRTKKLDKFDGEAYVNVRKGKIIPGYELSVVLSWEGEAKDSDGKSLAKTEGTVEIPYISDENADEDPEIRVTVREDGPIEKRLKDAFIAKGKPFVLEQVRSWVTAMARGGPAKDELESKTPVKKTTVGGAAAAPAAAETAKAKEAVKEKKKPKPKEGFKTITMSEKFHCRSRDLYEILMDENRWKGFTQSNARISKEVGGEFSIFDGSVTGTNLELQEGKLIVQKWRFGSWPDGILSTVRLTFDEPEPGVTVVKLTHTDVPEEDRYGNETVVENTERGWRDLIFHKIRAVFGFGI